A stretch of Candidatus Zixiibacteriota bacterium DNA encodes these proteins:
- a CDS encoding DNA/RNA non-specific endonuclease, with protein sequence MELPNLRRETIYGMPAADQIMFNRYYVLGYSYYFRQAKWALEIVDTANTEVERLDNFRSDYRIPEMFRADRVDYEGSGYHRGHLVASANQRETDLQNSETFLLSNMSPQKPNFNTGIWKELESEVRRLDKKSKILETFVICGPIFYFDKPVKSIGADDSNDVTIPVPNAYFKSVLAENKSGTLHMWSFVFPNEGTNKSLDSFLKPTTLVEKLAGIKLWERLTGKKIDKEKSKVRKMW encoded by the coding sequence ATGGAATTACCGAATCTGAGGCGTGAAACCATATATGGAATGCCGGCAGCGGATCAGATAATGTTCAACAGGTATTATGTGCTGGGGTACTCCTATTATTTTCGCCAGGCCAAGTGGGCTTTGGAAATCGTAGACACGGCTAATACCGAAGTGGAACGATTGGATAACTTTCGTTCAGACTATCGAATCCCGGAAATGTTTCGTGCTGATCGTGTGGACTATGAAGGCTCAGGCTATCATCGCGGTCATCTCGTTGCAAGCGCCAATCAGAGAGAAACTGATTTGCAGAACAGCGAGACATTCCTACTATCCAACATGTCACCACAGAAACCCAACTTCAATACCGGCATTTGGAAAGAACTGGAATCGGAGGTCAGGAGACTGGACAAGAAGTCTAAGATTCTTGAGACTTTTGTCATTTGCGGCCCCATCTTCTATTTCGATAAGCCCGTCAAGAGCATAGGTGCCGATGACTCAAATGATGTGACCATACCGGTCCCAAACGCCTATTTTAAGTCAGTCTTAGCCGAGAACAAAAGCGGGACTCTTCACATGTGGTCATTTGTGTTTCCAAATGAAGGGACCAACAAATCGTTAGATTCGTTCTTGAAACCGACGACCCTTGTGGAAAAGCTGGCGGGCATAAAGTTGTGGGAACGTTTGACGGGCAAGAAGATTGACAAAGAGAAATCCAAGGTTCGCAAGATGTGGTAG
- a CDS encoding tetratricopeptide repeat protein, with protein sequence MTPLKNYSVEPDSPEGPESFLVRHRWLLIIAGLAFLARLVYLFELSLQPGFTAPMIDEKWHWEWAQGILSKSFWGEGAYFRAPLYPYLLAFLHFITGGSIFFSKLLQSILASGTSVFVCLIASRLFNRITGIVAGIAYALYGPLLFYETMFLIPALFLFLITWGMYRVVEFRHAMSVRNWLVTGLLFGVAALARPNILLVVPVLMGWLYFVRQSETAATARLKRPLVMLIGVLIAVLPVTVRNLIVTGDPILISSQGGINLHLGNNQVADGLTMIMPEVDLNESVSWREFGIVTKAAAQREAGRELSEAEQSSFWTAKALSFIANNPARFLDLVWRKSVYLVCGLENSDNLDIYYQRTKSHLLSVLLFKIDNWLYFPFGLLLPLAMVGVYVHRAKWRNLAPVYLFLLAYIPSIVLFLVTARHRLPLVPFLIILAAAGVVSLIKRSKPLRKKEWAAMLLIGLAAFFVNRTYYELSTGSLFQVHFNSGIQHEAVKDYVNAEKEYRLADQSYPYSPTLINNLGFVQYRLGMVDEARANFHRGLRLNPDHAPLYNNLGLLVSDEGFSDSALNLLRIALDKYDSSVTMPAELAQVWLNMADVHEEMVELDSAAEAYHRAMVTAPELGRAYYKGAAFYSRHGGHRISDSLYKEGQRYLELSSVEYFNWGLSYINRRRFTEGCSKMMMALKLNPDMHQAWYSIGYAYYQAGEPKDSVYQFLDRALKIDSAFQPAVNLRQVLEQRGF encoded by the coding sequence ATGACCCCGTTGAAAAACTACAGTGTCGAACCGGACAGTCCGGAAGGTCCTGAGAGTTTTCTCGTCCGGCACCGCTGGTTGTTGATTATCGCCGGTCTGGCGTTTTTGGCTCGGCTGGTTTATCTGTTCGAACTCAGCTTGCAGCCCGGTTTCACAGCGCCGATGATCGATGAAAAGTGGCACTGGGAATGGGCTCAGGGTATTCTCAGCAAATCGTTTTGGGGCGAGGGGGCCTACTTCCGAGCACCGCTATATCCATACTTGTTGGCATTTTTGCACTTCATTACGGGTGGTTCGATATTCTTCAGTAAGCTGCTGCAATCGATATTGGCCTCCGGAACCTCTGTCTTTGTCTGCCTGATCGCAAGCAGGTTGTTCAACCGCATCACCGGGATAGTTGCCGGGATTGCCTATGCCCTGTACGGGCCATTGCTCTTCTATGAGACGATGTTCCTCATACCGGCGCTCTTTCTGTTCTTGATCACCTGGGGCATGTACCGGGTTGTTGAGTTTCGCCATGCGATGTCCGTGCGCAACTGGCTGGTGACCGGACTTTTGTTTGGCGTGGCCGCCCTGGCTCGTCCAAATATCCTGCTGGTGGTGCCGGTACTAATGGGCTGGCTGTACTTTGTTCGACAGTCTGAGACAGCTGCAACGGCTCGGTTGAAGCGACCTCTGGTCATGCTGATCGGCGTGCTGATAGCGGTGTTACCTGTCACCGTGCGTAACCTGATAGTGACCGGAGATCCCATACTAATCTCGTCGCAGGGTGGGATTAACCTCCATCTTGGCAACAACCAGGTAGCCGACGGTCTCACCATGATCATGCCGGAGGTTGACTTAAACGAGTCGGTAAGTTGGCGCGAGTTCGGCATAGTAACGAAAGCAGCAGCCCAGCGCGAAGCCGGACGCGAACTGTCTGAGGCCGAGCAATCCTCGTTCTGGACAGCCAAGGCGCTTAGTTTCATCGCGAACAATCCAGCCAGGTTCCTCGATCTCGTATGGAGAAAATCGGTTTACTTAGTCTGCGGTCTTGAAAACTCCGACAATTTGGACATCTATTACCAGCGCACCAAGTCGCATCTGTTGTCGGTATTGCTTTTCAAGATCGACAACTGGTTGTATTTTCCGTTTGGATTACTATTGCCGCTGGCCATGGTAGGTGTATATGTGCATCGAGCAAAGTGGCGTAATCTGGCGCCCGTATATCTGTTTTTGTTAGCCTACATACCGTCGATTGTATTGTTCTTGGTCACCGCTCGTCACCGTCTACCGCTGGTGCCGTTTCTGATCATACTCGCTGCGGCCGGTGTGGTGTCCCTGATTAAACGATCAAAACCGCTTCGGAAAAAGGAGTGGGCGGCGATGCTGCTGATTGGCCTGGCTGCGTTTTTCGTGAATCGCACTTATTACGAGTTGTCCACCGGTAGTCTTTTTCAAGTCCATTTCAACTCGGGCATTCAGCACGAAGCAGTCAAAGACTATGTCAATGCAGAGAAAGAGTACCGGCTGGCCGATCAGAGCTATCCGTATTCGCCTACTTTGATCAACAATCTGGGATTTGTGCAATACCGGTTGGGTATGGTCGATGAGGCGAGGGCGAATTTCCACCGCGGGTTGCGGCTCAATCCGGATCATGCGCCACTCTACAACAATCTCGGCTTGTTGGTAAGTGATGAAGGGTTCAGCGACTCAGCGCTCAACCTGTTAAGGATCGCGCTGGACAAGTACGACTCTTCTGTCACGATGCCGGCCGAGCTGGCTCAGGTCTGGCTGAACATGGCCGACGTTCACGAGGAAATGGTCGAACTGGACTCAGCCGCCGAGGCTTACCATAGGGCTATGGTCACGGCGCCAGAGTTGGGCCGAGCCTATTATAAGGGTGCAGCCTTCTACTCCCGACATGGTGGCCATCGCATCAGTGACAGTTTGTACAAAGAAGGCCAGCGTTATCTGGAGCTGTCATCGGTGGAGTACTTCAATTGGGGTTTGTCCTACATCAATCGACGACGGTTCACTGAAGGCTGCTCCAAAATGATGATGGCCCTGAAACTCAATCCGGACATGCACCAGGCTTGGTATTCTATCGGATATGCCTATTATCAAGCGGGCGAACCGAAAGACAGTGTCTATCAGTTCTTAGACCGCGCCCTGAAGATAGATTCCGCATTCCAGCCGGCTGTGAATCTGCGACAGGTTTTGGAACAACGGGGTTTCTGA
- a CDS encoding oligopeptide transporter, OPT family — translation MDENKANNAKFEPVIPAGKTVAEVTVKALVLGSLISVLFGVANAYLGLKFGMTVSASIPAAVISMAVLRIFFGRNVTVLENNIVQTVGSAGESLAAGIIFTIPAFFIWSANEQLAAAGYFHEVSKMQIFWLSMLGGALGILLMIPLRKYLVHTEHGKLRFPEGTACAEIIVAGDEGGGKAKMVFGGIAIGALFKMAYDMLRVWSQSPSYDFKGFLKGGTIGVDSTPALLGVGYIIGPRISALMLSGAVLGYLGIGPLLSFIGDQIPGIIIAPGTIPLSEMDPAQLRGNYIKYLGVGAVAIGGFVSLIKSFPVIISSFSKGFKQLMGAKEAVEAAPRTDKDLPMKWVLLGVVGVVIAIWMLPGTELHFIGAVLAVLFGFFFVVVAARIVGIVGSSSSPVSGMTIATLLVTCMILLYFGVEGVEGMVTAMSVGAVVCIAVCMSGDIAQDLKTGYLLGATPWRQQLTEFIGLLFPALAMGFTLYYLNEAFGFVEGATVRDPLLAPQANVMAVVVQGIMNANLPWQPIIVGGFIALAVELLGISSLPFAIGLYLPLSLSTPIMTGGLVAMLVKKYVRKEEYGAKNLAGTLFASGMVAGDALIGVAVAFMIGSWATYEHFYNEHEGMLDTLSGSWGPWIGLIAFSLLTLMLARLAFKGVAKK, via the coding sequence GTGGACGAAAACAAAGCCAACAACGCCAAATTCGAACCGGTCATTCCGGCCGGAAAAACAGTCGCCGAAGTCACCGTAAAAGCCCTGGTACTGGGCTCTTTGATCTCAGTACTGTTCGGTGTGGCTAACGCCTATCTGGGATTGAAATTCGGCATGACGGTATCGGCATCGATTCCGGCGGCGGTGATCTCAATGGCTGTGCTCCGCATTTTCTTCGGTCGCAATGTGACTGTGTTGGAGAACAACATCGTGCAAACAGTAGGCTCGGCCGGTGAATCCCTCGCAGCCGGAATTATTTTCACAATACCGGCATTTTTTATCTGGTCGGCCAACGAGCAACTAGCCGCAGCCGGGTATTTCCACGAAGTATCCAAAATGCAGATATTCTGGCTGTCGATGTTGGGCGGCGCCCTCGGTATCCTTTTGATGATCCCTTTGCGCAAGTATCTTGTTCACACCGAGCACGGTAAACTGAGATTTCCCGAGGGAACGGCCTGCGCAGAGATTATCGTAGCGGGAGACGAAGGTGGCGGGAAAGCGAAAATGGTTTTCGGGGGTATCGCTATCGGCGCGTTATTCAAGATGGCCTACGACATGCTGCGTGTTTGGTCGCAGTCACCAAGCTACGATTTCAAGGGATTTCTTAAAGGCGGTACGATAGGTGTTGATTCCACGCCGGCACTGCTGGGCGTCGGATACATCATTGGACCACGGATCAGCGCATTGATGCTCAGCGGCGCAGTTCTTGGATACCTGGGCATCGGTCCGCTCCTGTCGTTTATCGGGGATCAGATCCCCGGGATCATTATTGCACCCGGCACAATACCGTTAAGCGAAATGGACCCGGCACAACTTCGTGGCAACTATATCAAGTACTTAGGTGTGGGAGCGGTGGCCATTGGTGGATTTGTGTCGCTGATAAAGTCCTTCCCGGTAATCATCTCATCGTTCAGCAAAGGGTTCAAACAACTGATGGGCGCCAAAGAAGCGGTGGAAGCTGCACCCCGGACCGATAAAGACCTGCCCATGAAGTGGGTGCTGTTGGGTGTGGTCGGTGTGGTGATCGCAATCTGGATGCTGCCGGGTACCGAACTTCACTTTATCGGCGCCGTACTCGCTGTGCTGTTCGGCTTCTTCTTCGTGGTTGTAGCGGCCCGGATTGTAGGAATTGTGGGGTCATCATCGTCGCCGGTATCCGGGATGACTATCGCGACCCTGCTTGTGACGTGTATGATACTGCTTTACTTCGGCGTCGAGGGAGTCGAGGGAATGGTCACCGCGATGTCGGTGGGTGCTGTCGTTTGTATCGCTGTCTGTATGTCCGGCGATATTGCACAGGATTTGAAGACCGGCTACCTGCTCGGCGCCACACCGTGGCGGCAACAGTTGACCGAGTTTATAGGACTTCTGTTTCCGGCCCTGGCTATGGGTTTCACTCTGTACTATCTGAACGAAGCATTCGGATTCGTCGAAGGCGCCACAGTGCGCGACCCGCTTTTGGCGCCGCAGGCCAATGTGATGGCGGTGGTCGTGCAGGGAATCATGAACGCCAATCTGCCATGGCAACCGATTATTGTAGGCGGCTTTATTGCCCTCGCGGTTGAATTACTGGGCATTTCGTCGTTGCCGTTCGCGATCGGTCTTTATCTGCCACTCTCGTTGTCGACGCCGATAATGACTGGCGGGCTGGTGGCCATGCTGGTCAAAAAGTACGTTCGCAAAGAGGAGTATGGCGCCAAAAACCTGGCCGGGACATTGTTTGCTTCGGGCATGGTGGCTGGTGACGCTCTGATTGGAGTGGCCGTAGCTTTCATGATCGGATCGTGGGCGACATACGAGCACTTCTACAACGAACACGAGGGTATGCTTGATACACTCTCCGGTTCGTGGGGTCCGTGGATCGGTCTGATTGCTTTCAGTCTGCTGACCCTGATGTTGGCCCGGTTGGCTTTCAAGGGTGTTGCGAAGAAGTAG
- a CDS encoding T9SS type A sorting domain-containing protein, with translation MTKRFYTLTVVLIVLVLPAMVFGAASKFGVAKAIGGENNLITVPLQISNQDNLTALDIPLSFSEGVTLTEVSFEDTRVDYFDLKVASIDNESNTVLIGLLPQMSSVKKDDLKAGTGAIANLTFQIDDPSVKEVTLEAITMEDPHHQLTFVYHAFSQGGQRSIALEHPKFEAVTVSLSGVSGSPEVPEKFSLSQNYPNPFNPKTSVQYSLPTAGHVNLTVYNVLGQTVVTLVDQKQEAGTFTADWDASNNSSGVYFYRLTTDQNTETRKMLLLK, from the coding sequence TTGACAAAACGGTTTTACACACTAACGGTTGTTCTGATCGTTCTTGTGCTGCCGGCGATGGTTTTCGGTGCAGCGTCGAAGTTCGGCGTGGCCAAGGCCATTGGTGGTGAGAACAATCTCATCACGGTACCGCTGCAGATCAGCAACCAGGACAATCTAACCGCTCTGGACATTCCGCTGTCCTTCTCTGAAGGTGTGACGCTTACTGAGGTCAGTTTTGAAGACACTCGTGTCGATTACTTCGATCTCAAAGTGGCATCCATCGACAACGAGAGCAACACGGTGCTGATCGGTCTGCTCCCGCAGATGAGCAGCGTAAAGAAAGACGATCTGAAAGCCGGTACCGGCGCCATCGCCAATCTGACTTTCCAGATTGATGATCCTTCGGTCAAGGAAGTGACCTTGGAAGCGATCACGATGGAAGATCCGCATCACCAGCTTACTTTCGTCTATCATGCTTTCTCGCAGGGTGGCCAGCGCTCGATCGCGCTTGAGCACCCCAAATTCGAAGCCGTGACGGTTTCTCTCAGTGGTGTTTCAGGATCTCCCGAAGTGCCGGAGAAGTTCAGTCTGTCACAGAACTATCCCAACCCGTTCAACCCAAAAACCAGCGTGCAGTACAGCCTGCCGACCGCCGGTCATGTCAATCTTACTGTGTACAATGTACTCGGACAGACTGTTGTGACTTTGGTCGACCAGAAGCAGGAAGCCGGCACCTTTACGGCTGATTGGGATGCTTCGAACAATTCCAGTGGTGTCTACTTCTATCGGTTGACCACCGACCAAAACACCGAGACGAGGAAGATGCTTCTGCTAAAATAG
- a CDS encoding BlaI/MecI/CopY family transcriptional regulator, translated as MSKKQLNQLSRRERQIVDILYRQGEAAVADVLKALPDPPSYSTVRALLAVLVEKGYVKHRQNGRQYLYSPTVSRTQARRTALNHVVQTFFDDSVEDVVAALMSMKSTKSSTTEYERLSRLIEARRKKGKK; from the coding sequence ATGAGCAAAAAACAACTCAATCAGCTAAGTCGGCGGGAAAGACAAATCGTCGATATACTCTACCGCCAAGGTGAAGCTGCCGTCGCCGACGTGCTAAAAGCACTGCCCGATCCGCCCAGCTATTCGACCGTGAGGGCGCTTTTGGCCGTGCTGGTGGAAAAAGGATACGTCAAACACCGTCAAAACGGGCGGCAGTATCTGTACAGCCCAACGGTCAGCCGAACCCAGGCCAGGCGAACAGCGCTCAACCATGTCGTGCAGACCTTTTTCGATGATTCGGTCGAGGACGTTGTCGCCGCCCTCATGAGTATGAAGAGCACCAAATCATCTACCACAGAGTACGAGCGACTGTCGCGTCTCATCGAAGCCAGACGCAAGAAGGGGAAGAAATGA
- a CDS encoding M56 family metallopeptidase, protein MMINLYEQVWPYLSSGGWLFGLLGYFVKSSLILLVALLVQPLLKKRPPAVRHLVMRSAFLGVVALTLLWPLLPSWQMNWPGFIANGWNTTVAVLQPEVTSLADSTVEATSVHWSVWALAVWLMGSLLVGLRYCSGLFSAGKLARDGSPVEDKDTLLAARRIANQMDVRRPVRMIINKRLTVPIVFGLFRPTILLPADAGQWTQEKRDLVLRHELAHVKRLDSLWLHLAAWSSILHWFNPLVWATRGKMVAEAEFACDDSVLEIGVVSSDYAQHLLDCAREAGRLDRSVRTGVALAYNTQLEGRIMSILTNRKRATLTTVRLTALVTAVMFALSLPLVGLSWQAQAGEKPTPKTPATEKEKQKQAEDAALPGPDEFIEVDTYPEMTYQETPVYPVKAKKAGIEGEVWIKSLVSIKGTVLKAQLAKTSGQKSMDKSALKAAYQSKYKPAMQKGKPVAVWVTYKVAFALSDKSDSDK, encoded by the coding sequence ATGATGATCAATCTGTATGAACAAGTATGGCCCTATCTATCCTCCGGCGGCTGGTTGTTCGGGCTGCTTGGATACTTCGTAAAGTCATCGTTGATTCTGCTGGTTGCGCTTCTGGTCCAGCCGTTACTGAAGAAAAGACCGCCTGCGGTCCGTCATCTGGTGATGCGGTCGGCCTTTTTGGGTGTTGTCGCACTCACTCTATTGTGGCCGCTGTTGCCTTCATGGCAAATGAACTGGCCCGGATTCATAGCGAATGGTTGGAACACAACAGTCGCCGTGCTTCAGCCAGAGGTAACCTCACTGGCAGATTCGACAGTAGAGGCCACTAGTGTCCACTGGTCGGTGTGGGCGTTGGCAGTTTGGCTGATGGGCAGCTTGCTGGTAGGATTGAGGTATTGTTCGGGTCTGTTCTCAGCGGGGAAACTTGCTCGCGACGGGTCGCCGGTCGAAGACAAAGATACCCTGCTTGCGGCGAGACGTATCGCCAACCAGATGGACGTTCGACGACCGGTGCGGATGATTATAAACAAGCGCCTTACCGTTCCCATCGTGTTCGGCCTGTTTCGCCCCACAATCCTGCTGCCGGCCGACGCCGGCCAATGGACTCAGGAGAAGCGCGACCTCGTTCTGCGTCATGAGTTGGCCCATGTCAAACGGCTCGACAGTCTGTGGCTGCATCTGGCCGCCTGGTCGTCGATTCTGCACTGGTTCAACCCACTGGTCTGGGCGACCCGGGGCAAAATGGTGGCCGAAGCCGAGTTTGCCTGCGACGACAGCGTCCTCGAAATCGGCGTCGTGTCATCTGATTACGCACAACATCTTCTGGACTGCGCTCGTGAGGCCGGTCGGTTGGATCGTTCGGTCCGCACCGGTGTGGCGCTGGCCTATAACACTCAATTGGAGGGAAGAATCATGTCTATTCTTACCAATCGCAAACGAGCAACACTCACCACTGTCCGGCTAACCGCCTTGGTCACAGCTGTAATGTTTGCCCTTTCCTTGCCACTGGTCGGCCTAAGCTGGCAGGCTCAGGCAGGAGAAAAACCGACGCCAAAAACTCCTGCAACAGAGAAAGAGAAACAGAAACAGGCTGAAGACGCTGCGCTGCCGGGTCCTGATGAGTTTATCGAGGTGGATACCTATCCCGAAATGACGTATCAGGAAACGCCGGTCTACCCGGTCAAGGCCAAGAAGGCTGGTATTGAGGGCGAGGTTTGGATCAAATCGCTTGTGAGCATCAAAGGGACGGTTCTCAAAGCTCAGTTGGCCAAGACTTCGGGGCAGAAGTCGATGGACAAGTCGGCCCTGAAAGCGGCCTATCAGAGTAAGTATAAACCGGCCATGCAAAAAGGCAAACCAGTGGCTGTTTGGGTGACATATAAAGTCGCCTTTGCGCTCAGCGACAAGTCGGACTCGGACAAGTAG
- a CDS encoding antibiotic biosynthesis monooxygenase: MFVAINYISCQTEYRSRFEQLFASRAGAIDHMPGFVRMKVLRPTKQDERYLIVSEWHSEQAFKDWSKSDAFTAGHKRGFADLEAARARGDEPPMRSEFRTYEVITE; this comes from the coding sequence ATGTTTGTTGCTATCAACTACATATCCTGCCAGACGGAGTATCGCTCCAGGTTCGAACAATTGTTTGCCAGTCGAGCCGGTGCGATCGACCACATGCCCGGTTTCGTGCGCATGAAGGTTCTGCGGCCGACCAAACAGGACGAGCGTTACCTCATTGTTAGCGAGTGGCATTCGGAACAGGCGTTCAAGGACTGGAGCAAATCGGATGCCTTTACAGCAGGACACAAACGCGGCTTTGCCGACCTGGAAGCGGCCAGAGCACGCGGCGATGAACCTCCCATGCGTTCGGAATTCCGAACCTATGAAGTGATCACCGAATGA